From one Malus sylvestris chromosome 1, drMalSylv7.2, whole genome shotgun sequence genomic stretch:
- the LOC126627089 gene encoding LOB domain-containing protein 15-like isoform X1: MSRERERFDEVGKKFKRETDASHYQMGRRHMLGPPGTLNTITPCAACKLLRRRCSQECPFSPYFSPHEPQKFASVHKVFGASNVSKMLMEVPETQRADAANSLVYEANVRLRDPVYGCMGVISALQQQVQSLQAELNAVRGEILKYKYREANLLPSNSHHHMALFSTSGAVSVASLPQTPQPPPPPSPPPPLPPTSSSSSMYTNQQTSAVDYTSLSSDNVSFFG; the protein is encoded by the exons ATGTCCAGAGAAAG GGAGAGATTTGATGAGGTAGGCAAGAAGTTTAAAAGAGAAACTGATGCTTCCCATTATCAAATGGGAAGAAGACACATGTTGGGCCCTCCTGGAACCCTAAACACCATCACTCCTTGTGCTGCCTGTAAACTCCTCAGACGAAGGTGTTCACAGGAATGCCCCTTCTCTCCTTACTTCTCTCCCCACGAACCCCAGAAGTTTGCCTCGGTCCATAAGGTCTTTGGTGCCAGCAACGTCTCGAAGATGCTCATG GAGGTGCCGGAGACTCAAAGAGCAGATGCAGCAAATAGTCTTGTTTATGAAGCAAATGTGAGGCTAAGAGATCcggtgtatggatgcatgggTGTAATTTCAGCTTTGCAACAACAAGTTCAATCTTTACAAGCTGAGCTGAACGCAGTAAGGGGCGAGATACTTAAATACAAATATAGGGAAGCAAATCTCCTTCCTTCTAATTCTCATCATCATATGGCTTTGTTCTCTACTTCCGGGGCTGTTTCCGTTGCTTCCTTGCCGCAGACCCCACAACCACCGCCGCCACCATCACCGCCACCTCCTCTACCTCctacttcttcctcttcttctatGTACACTAATCAACAAACCAGTGCCGTGGACTATACCTCCCTTTCAAGTGACAATGTTTCCTTCTTtggttaa
- the LOC126627089 gene encoding LOB domain-containing protein 15-like isoform X2 yields MSRERERFDEVGKKFKRETDASHYQMGRRHMLGPPGTLNTITPCAACKLLRRRCSQECPFSPYFSPHEPQKFASVHKVFGASNVSKMLMVPETQRADAANSLVYEANVRLRDPVYGCMGVISALQQQVQSLQAELNAVRGEILKYKYREANLLPSNSHHHMALFSTSGAVSVASLPQTPQPPPPPSPPPPLPPTSSSSSMYTNQQTSAVDYTSLSSDNVSFFG; encoded by the exons ATGTCCAGAGAAAG GGAGAGATTTGATGAGGTAGGCAAGAAGTTTAAAAGAGAAACTGATGCTTCCCATTATCAAATGGGAAGAAGACACATGTTGGGCCCTCCTGGAACCCTAAACACCATCACTCCTTGTGCTGCCTGTAAACTCCTCAGACGAAGGTGTTCACAGGAATGCCCCTTCTCTCCTTACTTCTCTCCCCACGAACCCCAGAAGTTTGCCTCGGTCCATAAGGTCTTTGGTGCCAGCAACGTCTCGAAGATGCTCATG GTGCCGGAGACTCAAAGAGCAGATGCAGCAAATAGTCTTGTTTATGAAGCAAATGTGAGGCTAAGAGATCcggtgtatggatgcatgggTGTAATTTCAGCTTTGCAACAACAAGTTCAATCTTTACAAGCTGAGCTGAACGCAGTAAGGGGCGAGATACTTAAATACAAATATAGGGAAGCAAATCTCCTTCCTTCTAATTCTCATCATCATATGGCTTTGTTCTCTACTTCCGGGGCTGTTTCCGTTGCTTCCTTGCCGCAGACCCCACAACCACCGCCGCCACCATCACCGCCACCTCCTCTACCTCctacttcttcctcttcttctatGTACACTAATCAACAAACCAGTGCCGTGGACTATACCTCCCTTTCAAGTGACAATGTTTCCTTCTTtggttaa